One part of the Moorena producens PAL-8-15-08-1 genome encodes these proteins:
- a CDS encoding DNA cytosine methyltransferase, protein MYGLSESIRIIRTIGLFEGIGGFPYAAQQIGGFLWEGSVENDPFAIKVLERNFCHELFGDIRSFHPKPDEYDFMVGGFPCTGTSSAGDKTGLDHPESSLYTEFIRCVVEGQPSMFLLEQPEGFLYRGYDTWVEKVSKIGYEVLDPIILGCHQIGGSYRRVRVFSLSYAPDRTWKIRQGRWQHQVRALVESFRHSAEWLTIERAGDAIVTRLPTGLPGTGDVCLHAPYKQKGRREARRLIGQTVSVPQAALALSAAKWVWQQRRDWV, encoded by the coding sequence ATGTATGGACTCAGTGAATCCATCAGAATTATCAGAACCATCGGTTTGTTTGAAGGCATTGGGGGATTCCCCTATGCTGCCCAGCAAATTGGGGGATTCTTGTGGGAAGGATCCGTGGAAAACGACCCTTTTGCCATCAAGGTCCTTGAACGGAACTTTTGTCATGAGCTTTTCGGGGATATCAGGAGTTTCCACCCCAAGCCGGATGAGTATGATTTCATGGTTGGGGGGTTCCCCTGCACTGGTACATCCTCCGCTGGCGACAAAACTGGGCTTGACCATCCCGAGTCTTCCCTGTACACAGAATTCATCAGATGTGTTGTGGAAGGGCAGCCTTCCATGTTTTTACTGGAACAACCCGAAGGATTCCTCTACCGGGGCTACGACACATGGGTTGAAAAAGTATCAAAGATTGGATACGAAGTCTTGGATCCGATCATCCTTGGCTGCCACCAGATCGGCGGCAGCTATCGCAGAGTCCGAGTCTTTTCTCTGTCCTACGCTCCTGACAGGACGTGGAAAATCAGGCAGGGACGCTGGCAGCACCAAGTGCGAGCGCTGGTGGAAAGCTTCAGGCATTCTGCCGAGTGGCTCACAATTGAGCGTGCAGGCGATGCTATTGTTACACGGCTTCCCACCGGATTACCTGGAACCGGAGATGTTTGTCTCCACGCCCCCTACAAGCAAAAAGGAAGAAGAGAAGCTAGAAGACTTATCGGCCAGACAGTATCAGTCCCACAAGCAGCTCTCGCCCTCTCTGCGGCAAAATGGGTCTGGCAGCAAAGAAGGGACTGGGTATAG